A single region of the Larimichthys crocea isolate SSNF unplaced genomic scaffold, L_crocea_2.0 scaffold199, whole genome shotgun sequence genome encodes:
- the uqcrfs1 gene encoding cytochrome b-c1 complex subunit Rieske, mitochondrial, translated as MMTLATRSGAFSSYMQATAVAVAGPLKALVPGVVVKGEKILFNPKKQFLCRESLTGQSPKTGPAVTVSVNGCAGVRFAHTDIRIPDFSDYRRPEVLNPNKSSQDSSEYRRTFSYLFTGATTMVGVYSAKTVVTQFVSSMSASADVLALSKIEIKLSDIPEGKNMTFKWRGKPLFVRHRTEKEIATEATVNMAELRDPEHDKDRVINPSWVIVLGVCTHLGCVPIANAGDFGGYYCPCHGSHYDASGRIRKGPAPLNLEVPYYEFPDDETVVVG; from the exons ATGATGACTCTTGCTACCCGGTCAGGGGCTTTTTCGTCTTATATGCAGGCTACAGCGGTTGCGGTCGCTGGTCCCCTAAAAGCTCTGGTACCTGGCGTTGTTGTAAAGGGAGAAAAGATTTTGTTTAACCCAAAAAAACAGTTCCTTTGCCGCGAATCGTTGACCGGACAAAGCCCAAAGACGGGGCCTGCTGTGACAGTCAGCGTCAATG GCTGTGCAGGAGTCCGATTTGCCCACACAGACATCAGGATACCAGACTTCTCTGACTACAGGCGCCCAGAGGTCCTCAACCCCAACAAGTCCTCACAGGATAGCAGTGAATACAGAAGAACCTTCTCATACCTGTTTACTGGTGCCACAACCATGGTGGGCGTCTACTCTGCCAAGACAGTGGTTACTCAGTTTGTTTCTTCCATGAGTGCCTCCGCTGATGTACTGGCGCTGTCAAAAATTGAAATCAAGCTGAGTGACATCCCTGAAGGTAAGAACATGACCTTCAAGTGGAGAGGTAAACCGCTGTTTGTCCGTCACCGCACTGAGAAGGAGATTGCCACAGAGGCCACCGTGAACATGGCAGAGCTGCGAGACCCCGAGCATGACAAGGACCGTGTCATCAACCCTAGCTGGGTCATCGTTCTTGGGGTGTGCACACATCTTGGATGTGTTCCCATTGCCAATGCTGGTGACTTCGGGGGTTACTATTGCCCCTGCCACGGCTCGCACTATGACGCCTCAGGCCGAATTCGAAAAGGCCCTGCCCCCCTCAACCTGGAGGTTCCCTACTATGAGTTTCCAGACGATGAGACAGTAGTTGTTGGATAA